In Acidimicrobiales bacterium, the genomic window CCCGCAAGGAGGTCGCCGACCCCCGTCAGCCGTGGGGGCTCGTCCTGGTCCCCACGCGCGAGCTCGCCGCCCAGGTCCGTGACGAGCTGACCCTGCTGCTGCGCCCCGCCCGAGCGTCGGTCGTCGCTGTCTACGGCGGCACCGGCTACCAGCACCAGCGACGGGCGCTGAACAAGGGTGTCGACGTTGTCGTCGCCTGCCCTGGCCGCCTGGAGGACCTGCTGGCCAACGGCGATCTCACCCTCGATGCGGTGAAGGTCGCCGTCCTCGACGAGGCCGACCGCATGGCCGACATGGGCTTCGTCCCCGCCGTCCGCCGCATCCTCGACCTCACCCCGAACATCCGGCAG contains:
- a CDS encoding DEAD/DEAH box helicase; translated protein: MSSFRELGVTAELSDSLVARGITAPFPIQAATLPDALAGRDVCGRAPTGSGKTLAFGLAIAARKEVADPRQPWGLVLVPTRELAAQVRDELTLLLRPARASVVAVYGGTGYQHQRRALNKGVDVVVACPGRLEDLLANGDLTLDAVKVAVLDEADRMADMGFVPAVRRILDLTPNIRQ